The Marinomonas sp. CT5 genome contains the following window.
CAGGGAGAACACATTCAATTCGCTTTAGATAGAATTGTTGAACGCAGTGCCGTCATTGTATCGGCTTCTCGAGACCTCGATACCATTCTTGTTGCACGACCTGAGTTAGTTGGCTCCAGTGCCGAATCCGCACAAAAGCGTGAGCAGCTACGTAATGACTTAGTTCGAACTATCAATCAAAGCCTCTCTTCTCTGCAACAATCAGGAGCGAACTTAGGTATTCGTGTTGATCGTGTCGATATTCAACCCAATCTTCCTGTAGAGGCTGTTGATGCATTTAACGCTGTCTTAACCGCCAGCCAGTTAGCTAAACAAACCATTGCCGAGGCCAACAATAAAGCCGCCGAAATACGTCAAAAAGCGAACCAGGTATCAGATAGCATTCTGCAAGAAGCCAAGGCCAAAGCGAATGAAAGACTTGCCAAAGCTCAAACGGACACAGCAACCATTCATGGCTTAGCAACCAACCAAACTGCACTGTCAGACCCAGGATTACTATGGCGACTTTATCGTCAACGCATCAACACCATTCTTTCAAAAGCAGGCTCGGTGACAACCGTCAATCCTGAAGACGACTCCAGATTAATATTACAGGGCAAACAACCATGAGCGAGTCCACTCACTCTCACCATTCTCACGGACACCATGACCATGGACACAGCCATATTCATTTTGGCGCAGACATGCTTAGCCAAAAAGAGAAACGTACAGCCGCCCGCCAGCTGACCTTAGCGATGGTGGCTCTCGGCTTGTTAGCACTTGGACTGGTTTGGAACTGGTTGTTTCCAGAACAACAAGGAGTTAGCCAACTTTTACTTGGCTGTGCCTCAATCATGGTGGCCTTTCCAGTTTTAAAGTCCAGT
Protein-coding sequences here:
- a CDS encoding protease modulator HflK, translated to MIFAKKAGEPIGHWFQAGRLAFIALYAITLITAFGWLTSNIRQIGPENRAVVLAFGAIDRIQNSGLLLAWPQPFEQVIIVPAADRIVDRTVQTLIRPKDVEQRGFSYMADDATAGQGYLLTGDFGVVQIGVHLFYKVTDPYAYVMQGEHIQFALDRIVERSAVIVSASRDLDTILVARPELVGSSAESAQKREQLRNDLVRTINQSLSSLQQSGANLGIRVDRVDIQPNLPVEAVDAFNAVLTASQLAKQTIAEANNKAAEIRQKANQVSDSILQEAKAKANERLAKAQTDTATIHGLATNQTALSDPGLLWRLYRQRINTILSKAGSVTTVNPEDDSRLILQGKQP